GGCGAATACTACGGCGGAAGCCGCCCGCCGCTTGGTCCGGACAAGGGCTTGCGCATGATGCGTGTCCGGCATGCCGATGCCGGCGCCCTGCACATCTATCGTGTCGACGATGCGATCCGGCCGGCCTCGCTGCTGGGCAAGGGGAACAGCAATTTCGATCCGCGCACCCGCCCCTGGTACAAGGCCGCGATCAGCGCCGGGCGCATGGCCTGGTATCCGGCCTACAAGTACGTCATCAACGATGCCGAAGGCGCCTATGACACCTGGGGCGTCGGGATGTCGGCGCCGCTCTACGATGCCTCCGGCAAACTGATCGGCGTGACGACCGCGGATGTGGCCCTGTCGCAGCTGGAAGAATTCCTGCGCGAACTGACCGCCAATTCGAATGGCGTGGCCTTCATTGCCGAGAATGACGGCAAGCTGCTGGCCACCTCATCGTTCGATACGGTCAACCGCAGCAAGAGCGGCGAAAGCAGCCGCCTGGATCTCGCCGGAAGCAGCAACCCGCTGCTCCGTGCTGCGGGCATGGCCCTGAAGGATGCCGGACAACCCGAGGGAACGGTGCCGGTGACGCTCGATGGCAAGGAATATCTGATCGACTGGCGCAGGCACCAGCTCGAACAGGGGCCACAACTGACGATCGGGGTCATTGTCCCGAATGACAGCCTCGATGGCCTGGTCAGCAGCATGCTGCGCAATGTCATGTATCTGGTGCTGATGGTCATGCTGTTCAGCGTTCTGATCGGCTTGTTCGCCGCCGAGTGGGTGTCCCGGCCGCTGATTCAGCTGTCGCGCGCCGCCGCCCGGCTGGTTGCCGGCCGCTGGCAGATCGAGGCTGGCCAGGCGAGTCCTATCCATGAAGTCGCCTCCCTGTTCGATGCAATGAGCGGCATGGCAGCCCAGTTGCAGCAGCATACCGACAGCCTGGAAAAGCAGGCGGCCGACCTGCGGCGCAGCAATGAGCAACTGCAAGTCGAGGTCGAGGAGCGGGCCAGGTCGGAACAGCGCATCCAGGCACTCAATGTCGACCTCGCAACACTCAATCAGACCCTGTTGCTCGCCAAGGAGGCGGCCGAATCGGCCAACCGCGCCAAATCGGCTTTCCTGGCGAACATGAGCCATGAATTGCGGACTCCGATGCACGGAATCATGGGCATGATCCAGCTGGTCCGTGGCCGGGTCGGCGATGCCAAGGCACAACACCAGCTCGACATGGCGCGGGAGTCGGCCAACCGTCTGCTGCTGATCATCAACGACATTCTCGATATTTCAAAAATCGAAGCGGATCGCCTGGTCCTCGATGTGGCCGACTTCAAGCTCGACCGTATGCTCGACAACGTCGTCAGCCTGGTCGGCCTGTCCGCCGAACAGAAGGGGCTGAGCCTGCAGGTCAGGGCCGCCCCGGACGTGCTGGATCGCACACTGCTCGGCGATAACCTGCGCCTTGGCCAGGTCCTGCTCAATCTGGTCGGCAACGCGGTCAAGTTCACCGAACGGGGTGGAGTCACCCTGGGAGTCGATCTGCTCGAGGACAAGCCGGGGGGCGTGGTCCTGCGTTTTGAAATTGCGGACAGCGGCATCGGCATTACTGCCGAACAACGCGAGCGCCTGTTCGCCGCCTTCGAACAGGCCGACAGCTCGATGACGCGAAAGTATGGCGGCACCGGCCTTGGTCTGACGATCAGCAAGCGCCTGGTTGAAATGATGGGCGGCAAAATAGGCGTCGATAGCGAGCCGGGACGGGGCAGCACCTTCTGGTTCACCGTCTGCCTGGGCAAGGCCGCCAGCAATGCCCCGCCCTTGCCGCTGCCCGCCCCGGAAAGTGCGGAAAGCCGCCTGTTGCGCGAGTTTGCCGGCGCCCGCATCCTGCTCGTGGAAGACGAGCCGATAAGTCAGGAGGTGTCGTGCGGACTGCTTGAGGAAGTCGGCTGCAAGGTGGATCTCGCCGACGATGGCGAGATGGCGCTGTGCCTGGCACGGGCCGGTCGCTACGACCTGATCCTGATGGACATGCAGATGCCGAAAATGAACGGGGTCGATGCGACGCGGGCGATCCGTGCCGAATCGCTGAACCGGGATGTGCCGATTCTGGCAATGACTGCCAATGCCTTCAACGAGGACAGGCTGCGTTGCCAGGAAGCCGGCATGAACGATCACGTCGGCAAGCCGGTGGTGCCGGAAATCCTCTACGAAATGCTGCTCAAATGGCTGTCGACCGCGCCGCGCTGATGCAGGGCGTCCGCTGGCAGCGTCAGCGGGGATTGGCGAACAGGTTCCTGATCTCCCGGTAGCGTTCGTCCGAGGTCGGGAAAAAGCCGCTGATCTTCAACTCATGGAACATGCCGGTGAGTGGTGCCGGGTTGCCGAGAAAGACCTGTCTGATTTTTGCGGCCAGCGCCGGGCAGAGGCGGTCGCGCAGGACGAAGGGATCGTAGGGAATGGGGGGCGATTGCCAGATGAGCTGCAGTTCATCCGGTTTGAGCTTGCCCTGGCGCTGTGCTTCGTCATAAACGCTGCTGGCCACGAAGACGGCATCGACCAGTCCTTTTTTCACGGCCTCGATGGAGCGGTCGTGCGAGCCGGAGAAAATGATCCGCTTGAAATAGGACTCGGCGGGCATGCCGGTCTGTCTGGCAATCGCCTGGCGCGGCAGGATGGCGCCCGAGGTGCTGGCCGGGTCGGTCAGGCCGAGTGTGCTGCCGCGCAGCTGTTCCAGTTTGTCGATGCCGCGGTCGCGCCGCACCAGCAGCATCGAGTGGTAGCTGGCGGCGGTTTCCGGGCTGCTCCGGTCAACGCTCGAAAAAGTGGCAAAAGGCGTGATCCGGGCGCCGCGGCTGACTGCGATGGCATAGGAGGCCGGACCCAGTTCGGCGAGGTCTATGCTTTCGCCGAGCAAACCTTCGATGGCGGAACTGTAGGACGGTGAGGGGACGACTTCGATGCGCCGCTCCAGGACTTTTTCCAGCTGCCGGATCAGCGGCTGGTATTGCGCGAGTTGCGCTTCCGGATTCTTGAATGGAATCAGGGCGAAGCGCAGCGGACGCGGGTTGTCGCAGGCCGGGGCGGCGCGGGCGGGCAAACTGGCGAACAGGGTAGAGGCGAGGATCAGGCAGGTGAGGATGTTTTTCATGTCGGGGCGAGGGTGGAGGCTTGCAGCAACAGGCGGGCAGCCTCGCCGGGAACCGGGCGGCTCAGGAAATAGCCCTGCGCTTCGTCGCAACCGGCGGTTTTCAGGTGCACCAGCTGGTCGAGCAGTTCGACGCCTTCGGCGATGACCCGCATGCGCAGGTTGTGGGCCAGGGTGATGATGGAGGCGACGATCACCGCATCATCCGGGCTGTTGCGCAGGCTGCCGATGAACTCCTTGTCGATCTTCAGGCAGTGGATGGGCAGCGTGCGAATGTGGGCGAAGTTGGAGAAACCGTTGCCGAAGTCGTCGAGCGCAATGCCCATGCCCAGCGCTTCGACTTCGCGCAACACCTTGCCGGCGGTTTCGAGGGATTCGACCAGGCTGCTCTCGGTGATCTCGATTTCGAGAAGCGCCGGCGCCACGCCGTGCCTGGCGAGAAAGCCGGCCAGACGCTGCGGCAGCTTCTCGTCGTGCAGTTGCCGGGCCGAGACATTGCAGGCGATCGGCACCAGCGGCAGGCCTTCGGCCTGCCAGGCCGCCAGTTCGCGGCAGCAGGCCTCGGCCACCCAGTCGCCGAGATCGATGATGAAGCCGGCGTGCTCGGCGAGCGGGATGAAGTCGTTCGGGTAGATCAGGCCGAACTCCGGATGCTGCCAGCGAACCAGCGCCTCGAAACCGACGATGCGATAGTCGGAAAGCCGCACCTTGGGCTGGAAATGCAGCACCAGTTCATTTTCGGCAATGGCCCTGGGCAGGCGCTGTTCGAGATTGAACAGGCGGTTGCCGGCCGGGTTCAGATCCGGGTCGTAAAAGGTGTATTTGCCGCGGCCGCTGCGTTTCGACTGGTACATCGCGGCATCGGCATGCCGGCACAGCGTGTCGAAGTCGTGGCCGTCGCGCGGAAAGAGGGTAATGCCGATGCTGGTGCTGACCAGGATGTCGTTGCCGTCGAGCTTGTTGAACGGGTGTCCGATCTGTTCGACCAGCTTGGCCGCTATCGTTGCCGTGTCCTCGATGTTTTCCAGGCCGGTCAGCAGCACGGCAAACTCGTCGCCACCGAGGCGGGCGACCAGGTCGGATTCGCGCAGCGTCGAACGCAGGCGGGCGGCCACGGCCTGCAGCAAGAGGTCGCCGACATGGTGGCCGAGCGTGTCGTTGATGAATTTGAAACGGTCGAGGTCGAGATAGAGCAGCGCATAGTGCTTGCGGCTGCGCTTGGCGCGCGACAGGTGGCTGATCACCAGCTCATGGAACATGCGGCGATTGGGCAGTTCGGTCAGGTGGTCGTGGGCGGCCAGCTTGAAGGCGCGGCGCTTTTCTTCCTCGAGCTGCTCGATCAGGCCGAGCTTTTCGCCATCGGCGATGGCCAGCGCCGAGTACAACTGGCCCTGGCGACGGATGCTGCGCGCCACCCAGTAGGTGGCGAACGCAATGATTGCACTCAGGATGCTGAGCACGAAAAGAAAGCGGTTGCGGTTAACCTTGTGGCTGGCCAGGGTTTCCTCGACATCGCGGCTGACCGCGACGCTGAAGGGATGCCGGGGCAGCGCGTGGAAGCTGGCCAGGTAGAAATTGCCTTCGCCGAACAGGTCGACCGTCACCGACCCCTGCTGCACGTCGCCGGCCGGCAGCAGGCGACCCGGCCCGGCCGGCTTGAGGACGAGCCCGGCCTGGCGGATTTCGGCGATGTTTTCGCCGCTGCTTTTGAGGATCTGGATGACGCCCGACGGGCCGATGTCGATGTTCTGGTAGAAGGCGAGGAAATAGCCCAGGTCGAGAACGAGCAGCAGGACGCCCCGGGGCTGGCCATCCGTGCCGCGTACCGGATAGAGCAGCGGCACCTGCCAGGCATGTTCATCCGAGGCGGGCCGGGTGGCGACGCGCATGCCGACCGGCTGCTCGCCGGCGGCATCGCGCAGGATGTGCTGCAAGTCGGCGAGCAGT
The DNA window shown above is from Quatrionicoccus australiensis and carries:
- a CDS encoding phosphate/phosphite/phosphonate ABC transporter substrate-binding protein — its product is MKNILTCLILASTLFASLPARAAPACDNPRPLRFALIPFKNPEAQLAQYQPLIRQLEKVLERRIEVVPSPSYSSAIEGLLGESIDLAELGPASYAIAVSRGARITPFATFSSVDRSSPETAASYHSMLLVRRDRGIDKLEQLRGSTLGLTDPASTSGAILPRQAIARQTGMPAESYFKRIIFSGSHDRSIEAVKKGLVDAVFVASSVYDEAQRQGKLKPDELQLIWQSPPIPYDPFVLRDRLCPALAAKIRQVFLGNPAPLTGMFHELKISGFFPTSDERYREIRNLFANPR
- a CDS encoding ATP-binding protein, yielding MATQHRFAVTTWLQVLAIVVLGCLLTFASERYDHQLGEQAEMKRIEAQLRSAALRLERNLGTILQVNYDFAAALPPDLSVNQPVLDAVARRLLAAHPRLINVTLSHKLDVVFVFPVKGNEAVMGMNYANRPYIMTSLQRGIEARETIVAGPISLVQSGRPGLVARTPLFPARADGQPGDFAGVVSTAIDFAGLLADAGLAGPTMSFVVAMRGRDGTGAQGEVFHGDPGLFKQPHVAVDLSLPGGQWHLAAMPKPGGEGDVLRPWLIRGIGFLLTLIAVLWWLARRRQLLLAAGLQPATGEMSVRDLPGKGRIGLRTFLLGALLLVLLPIIAISGWLSYLNAQQSSGQFSRSLASALGERIHDRVSDFFEVPRRVVTFNVEQARAGLLSVDAREQMMQRFLLQIRQQPLLTFISVGLADGEYYGGSRPPLGPDKGLRMMRVRHADAGALHIYRVDDAIRPASLLGKGNSNFDPRTRPWYKAAISAGRMAWYPAYKYVINDAEGAYDTWGVGMSAPLYDASGKLIGVTTADVALSQLEEFLRELTANSNGVAFIAENDGKLLATSSFDTVNRSKSGESSRLDLAGSSNPLLRAAGMALKDAGQPEGTVPVTLDGKEYLIDWRRHQLEQGPQLTIGVIVPNDSLDGLVSSMLRNVMYLVLMVMLFSVLIGLFAAEWVSRPLIQLSRAAARLVAGRWQIEAGQASPIHEVASLFDAMSGMAAQLQQHTDSLEKQAADLRRSNEQLQVEVEERARSEQRIQALNVDLATLNQTLLLAKEAAESANRAKSAFLANMSHELRTPMHGIMGMIQLVRGRVGDAKAQHQLDMARESANRLLLIINDILDISKIEADRLVLDVADFKLDRMLDNVVSLVGLSAEQKGLSLQVRAAPDVLDRTLLGDNLRLGQVLLNLVGNAVKFTERGGVTLGVDLLEDKPGGVVLRFEIADSGIGITAEQRERLFAAFEQADSSMTRKYGGTGLGLTISKRLVEMMGGKIGVDSEPGRGSTFWFTVCLGKAASNAPPLPLPAPESAESRLLREFAGARILLVEDEPISQEVSCGLLEEVGCKVDLADDGEMALCLARAGRYDLILMDMQMPKMNGVDATRAIRAESLNRDVPILAMTANAFNEDRLRCQEAGMNDHVGKPVVPEILYEMLLKWLSTAPR
- a CDS encoding putative bifunctional diguanylate cyclase/phosphodiesterase, which gives rise to MRFSFALCCKAWLLRLSRNDWRALLVGCVALSLALLALAWGITWQRLDAEKALVSTNARIQQENLAGIISENLAQVLDRGQLMAIAANEYFEGERNDAGSRLSAMRATDRAFLRLALYDNRLHRVYGSSPGSDSPELLADLQHILRDAAGEQPVGMRVATRPASDEHAWQVPLLYPVRGTDGQPRGVLLLVLDLGYFLAFYQNIDIGPSGVIQILKSSGENIAEIRQAGLVLKPAGPGRLLPAGDVQQGSVTVDLFGEGNFYLASFHALPRHPFSVAVSRDVEETLASHKVNRNRFLFVLSILSAIIAFATYWVARSIRRQGQLYSALAIADGEKLGLIEQLEEEKRRAFKLAAHDHLTELPNRRMFHELVISHLSRAKRSRKHYALLYLDLDRFKFINDTLGHHVGDLLLQAVAARLRSTLRESDLVARLGGDEFAVLLTGLENIEDTATIAAKLVEQIGHPFNKLDGNDILVSTSIGITLFPRDGHDFDTLCRHADAAMYQSKRSGRGKYTFYDPDLNPAGNRLFNLEQRLPRAIAENELVLHFQPKVRLSDYRIVGFEALVRWQHPEFGLIYPNDFIPLAEHAGFIIDLGDWVAEACCRELAAWQAEGLPLVPIACNVSARQLHDEKLPQRLAGFLARHGVAPALLEIEITESSLVESLETAGKVLREVEALGMGIALDDFGNGFSNFAHIRTLPIHCLKIDKEFIGSLRNSPDDAVIVASIITLAHNLRMRVIAEGVELLDQLVHLKTAGCDEAQGYFLSRPVPGEAARLLLQASTLAPT